The following is a genomic window from Canis lupus baileyi chromosome 30, mCanLup2.hap1, whole genome shotgun sequence.
ttaaCCACGGAGGCAAAAGCCTGGATGATGAAACCTAAAAAACGTTGCTGACAGATGGTAAAGAAGACATGATTCAATgggaagacattccatgttcacaGGTTGGAAGGCTCAGGATTGCTAAGACgtcaatactacccaaagcaatctacggACGTGATACAATTGCTATTGAAatctcaatgattttttttaagatttttatttatttattcatgagagagacaaggagagagagagagagagaggcagagggagaaacaggctccatgcagggagccagaagaggaactcgatcccgggtctccagaatcacaccctgggctgaaggtggcgctaaactgctgagccacccaggctgccctcaatgATGTTTTTACAGAAACATTAAACCCCTCAAACTCACATGGAATCTCTGTATAGTCAGAACAATTCTGAAAAAACAAGGCCAGAGGACatacacttcctgatttcaaaggcacaaagctacaataattaacacagggtggtactggcataaaacgGGCGGCCATGTAAACTAATGGAATAgcatagagtccagaaataaaccttcacattCAGGTCAAATCATTTTTCACAAGGATACCAAGTCCATTCGATGGaggaaggacagtcttttcaaaaaacGGTGCCAGGAAAACTGACTAtccacatgcaagagaatgaaaggcccctacctcacaccacacacaaaaatgaactcaaaacagATCCATGACACAAATggaagacctaaaactataaaactcttggaagaaaacaaaaacacaggatGAAGGCTTCACAACACTGGGTTCCACAGTGATGTCCTGGATATGATAGCAAGGCACagcaacataaaaaataaaaaacttggagTTCacgaaaattttaaatattttcgcCTCAAAAGACAATACCAATGGAGAATAAAACATAACCcagagaaatgggagaaaacatttgaaaatcacgTTCCGTTAAGGGATTCATATCTAAAATGTTCAGAGAATTCCCAACACTCAATAACAAAAAGCCAAACCACCCCATTCAGAAACAAGCAGTGGACTtgaatagacgtttttccaaagacGTACAAGGTATGTGACCAATgagcagatgaaaagatgctcaacatcgctcaTCATTAGAGACATGCGCATCAAAAGTCCAATGAGAAGCCACCCATTTTACACCCATTaggataaatatataatatttatgtaaatattatcaCAACGAGGAGATagtgtatatgatatatatgcaaGAAGAAGAtagcaagtgttgatgaggatgtggagaaattgaagcCCTTTGGGGTTGTGAGTGGGAACGTGAACTGGCCACGGCCACTATGGAAATTAGTACGGTGGTTCTTCAAAAGATGAACAGTAGAATTACCACACGGTCCAGCACTTATACGGGCATTTGCTCAAGAGAACTGGAAGCAGGCCTTCAAGGAGATCTCTGACAGCCGTGGTCACAGCGGCATCATTCACAAGAGCTAGAGTCGAGCGGCCCAAGCGTCCACCGAGGGATGAGTAGAGAAGCAAACGCGGTCCCGCCCGCGGAACAGTGTTCAGCCTTAAAGAGGAAGCGAGTCTGACTCCAATGTGGGTGAGGCATGAGGACCTCGAGGCCGGAGACACAGGGCAGTCACAGAGAGACAACTAGGACGTGACCCCCCTTCTCTGAGGTGCTTCGGGAACAGAGGAGTGAGGGTGCGTGACAGGGGCGGCGGGAGGGGTGATGGCGAGTCTGTGTCCCACGGGGACGCGGCTTCATTTTCCCAAGAATGGAAGAGTCTGGGGGACCGGCGGCGGGATGGTCGCCCCACGTCAAGAACGTGCTTAGCACCCCTGAACTGTATGCTTGAGGACGGTTAAGAGGGTAGATGTGGTGTTACGTGCATTTGGCATCAATagagacaaattttaaaaaagaagaataagaggAAGGGAGCGTTCACACCGTGAAGAGACGCAGAGGAAATTTACACACCCCGGCGGGAATAAAAAATCCACCCACGGAGTCCCCGCGCTGTCTGTGCATCCTGCCCTAGGAGGTCCCTGGAAGGACCCAGGGTGGAGATGCTACGCCAACAGGTGCCGCGGGCTGCACcggaagggtggggtggggcacagaGCGACCCCGGACTGTGACGGGGACCCCAGACCCAAACACTGGCTGCCTGTGCCTCCCCCAGTGCCCAAGGCCATCTGTGAACTTGAGGGTGCCCGGAGCTCCGCTGGGGTGGCCCTCCTGCATGGGGCCAGAAATATTCTCCAGGGGGTGAGAGCCCCAACGGCGATAAGCACCTTGTGCTTTTCCTTCCCCGCTGTGGTTGTCCCGTGCTCCTCGGGTCCTGAACCTGACACGCTGGCTTCAGGGTCTTGTCAGGGCTCTGGGTTGGCCCAGGTGGGAAGGTATCCAGTCCTATTACCCCATCTTGGCAGCAACCTGCATCCCACAGCCTGCCACCTCTCCAGGGGATGAGAACAGCACTCGGGAggaccccaggcccccaggagctGTGCTGCCCGCAGCCCCAAGGCCGGCTGTCTGGGCCGCTTTGCCCAGctggggtggtgggtggagaTGGGCCCCGGCCCGGCGCCCCAGGCCTCGCCCCATGTGCAGGTGGCCAGGCTCCGGAGCCCCGGGGACGCATGTGGTGCCCAGCAGCCCTGACCATCCTACGCCAGGGCGGGAGACCCACCCCGCAGCCCTGACCAGAGCAGTTGGGCCCTACCCTTGGGGACCTCTCATCCTTACTCCCAGAGATGTTTAGGCAGGACGAGACCACTGTCAGGTCCAAACCCGGGCACCCCACCCCCGTGAGAGTCAGATGAAAGGAAGCAGGTCAGCGGGTGAAGTGAGTTTATTGGGGTCTGGGGAGGTGCCAACAGGTCGGAGGGTGAGGCCAGGTGACCAGAGCCGAGCAGAAGAACTGGGAGGGAAGGCAGGTGACCCAGTGCAGGTGGAGGTGTGTCCCGGGGGCAGGAGCCCCGGAGAGCCGCAGGGTCAGCGTTCTTAGGAGGGAGGAGGTGAAGTCAGCTCAGGAGAGTGGACACCCAGGGGGACCCCGTCTTGGGTGGGGGCAGCTACCTAGCACAGGTAAGGGCTGGGCTGAGGGGTGGCCGGGAGGCCCAGCATCCTTGGGTTGGgacctgagctcagagccccagggTCACGTGTCCCATCAGCGGGAGCACACGGGACGGCACAGCAGGGACACGCTGGAGGCCTGGGGGCGGCAGATGGGCTGGCATAGGGAGGGGGATGCACAGCAGGCAGGTCTGCACACGGGGCGGCAGAGGAGGGACACGCAGGAAGAGGGTCTGCAGGGGCTGGCCTGGCAGCAGAGGGAGGCCTGGCAGCAGACGGGTTTGCAGCAGACAGGGGTGCAGCAGacgggcttgcagcagacagGGGTACAACAAACTGGCTTgcagcagacagacacacagctgtcttcctggcagggggaggagctgcAGCAGGAGGGCTGGCAGCTAGACTGCTGGCAGCAGGGGGAGGCTGAGCAAGGGGATGCTTCACAGCAGACGGGCTTGTAGCAGACAGGGGTGTAACACACGGGCTTACAGCAGACAGGGGTGCAGCAGacgggcttgcagcagacagGGGTGCAGCAGACGGGCTTGcaacagacagacacacagctgtcttcctggcagggggaggagctgcAGCAGGAGGGCTGGCAGCTAGACTGCTGGCAGCAGGGGGAGGCTGAGCAAGGGGATGCTTCACAGCAGACGGGCTTGCAGCAGACCGGGGTGCAGCACacgggcttgcagcagacagACACACCGCAGCCCTCctggcagggggagcagctgCCGCACGAGGGCTGGCAGGAGCCGGGGCAGGCTGGTGGACAGGGGCTGGACCCGCAGCTCGCAGGGGTGCAGAGGAGGGTCAGGCAGGAGGCCGGGGCGCAGCAGGGGGGCTCGCAGTAGCTCTCGGGACAGTCGTCCACCTGCCAGGAGGGGTCGGGGCAGGAGTCGCCGGAGCCGGGCAGGCAGACGCGGCCACCGTAGCTCAGGTCGCTGGAGCAGACGGACAGGGTGGAGGCGGCCATGGTGTGGGTGCTGGGGCGGGGTGTGGGTGCCTgtgagtgtgtgggtgtgggtgtgcgtGTGAGTGTGCGAGGTGCTGGTCCGGCGGCCTTTATATGGCCCTGGCGCGTGCTGTCCAGCGACAGGCTCCCGAGACTTCCCCTTCCTCGTTGGTGTTTTGCCCGAGTCCTGCGAGTGCTTATTATTCTGCTGTATTTACAGGAAGGACTTTGCTGCCCTAAAAATGCCCGTGGGAGTCGAGGACCCCGAGGGTGTCCGTCTGGAGCAAACAGCCGGGGGCACTGGGGGCACCGGGGGCCCTGAGTCGCGGGCCGTGTAGCCGCCAAGGCCGCCCTCCGGGTGGGGGACGGTTGCCCGTGGGCCCTGAGGGCCACAGCCTCCATGAGGGCCATGGGGTGCCAGTGAGCTGCGGGGTGTCCCCTGCACTCACGGAGGGCGCCCGGTGGCAAGGGCGGTCGGGGGCTGATGAGGGGCTCGCAGGTGGGATGTGGAGGCCGCAAGGGGAGTGGATGATGTCCAAATCCAGCCTTCATCAGGAGATTTCCAGAAAGATCCGCCACGGGGAACAATTCTCCGAACAGAGGGAAATGGGGTCTCCAGATGGGGACAGCTGAGCAGACGTGGGATGAGGTGCAGGGAACGTGCGGGTCGAGGCCCGCTGCTGAATCCCAACATCCCAGCCACCCGAGCACCCCAGGTGCTTTCAGAGAGATCGGCACCGCACGGCAACCCTGGGACCAGGGGAGGTGAGTTCAGTTCTGGGTCCCCGGAGCCATCCAGGGTCCTGAAGGTAAAGCCCTTGGGACACTACAGCTGTTCTGGAAACTGCCTCGCGTGCACCGCCCGGAAAGCATCGGGACCACCAGGCCGGTAAAACTCAACCAGCAAAAACGAAGAGAAGTAGAACATAAAAGATaatcaagagcaaaaaaaaaa
Proteins encoded in this region:
- the LOC140621388 gene encoding uncharacterized protein, which gives rise to MAASTLSVCSSDLSYGGRVCLPGSGDSCPDPSWQVDDCPESYCEPPCCAPASCLTLLCTPASCGSSPCPPACPGSCQPSCGSCSPCQEGCGVSVCCKPVCCTPVCCKPVCCEASPCSASPCCQQSSCQPSCCSSSPCQEDSCVSVCCKPVCCTPVCCKPVCCTPVCCKPVCYTPVCYKPVCCEASPCSASPCCQQSSCQPSCCSSSPCQEDSCVSVCCKPVCCTPVCCKPVCCTPVCCKPVCCQASLCCQASPCRPSSCVSLLCRPVCRPACCASPSLCQPICRPQASSVSLLCRPVCSRGACFSLCLSLSLSPCLSHE